One part of the Lapillicoccus jejuensis genome encodes these proteins:
- a CDS encoding flavin-containing monooxygenase: protein MSTTQPERPEHLDVVIVGAGISGVDAAYRVQQQHPGRTYAVLEGRAALGGTWDLFRYPGIRSDSDIFSFGFPFKPWKGDALLAGGTQIREYIEEAVRETGIDRHIRYAHRVARASWDSDAARWELDLEVTQDGRTERRTLTCSFLLLCTGYYRYDEGFTPQFAGRDEFAGQVVHPQHWPQDLDVAGRRVVVIGSGATAITLVPALADLGADVTMLQRTPTWIAAVPSREAWVEKLRGRVPEQVAHRILRAKHIGERIVTYALARRFPALTRRALLAGASRTVGADVVREHFTPPYNPWDQRICAAPGGDFFRALADGRTHVVTDHVDRFVPEGVRLRSGRTLPADVVVTATGLQLLMAGGIEVVVDGEPVDLSSRAVWRGAMIEGIPNLAFVVGYVNSSWTLRADLTAQLVTKVLTHLDEQGLRAVAPVAPAGLGKRPVIDLTSGYVRRAISAFPHQGDRAPWTIPQNYVVDRVVNLRGRFTQDLRPWTGRGAPTRREDSTTAAA, encoded by the coding sequence ATGAGCACCACGCAGCCCGAGCGCCCCGAGCACCTCGACGTCGTCATCGTCGGCGCCGGCATCTCCGGCGTCGACGCGGCGTACCGGGTCCAGCAGCAGCACCCCGGCCGCACCTACGCCGTCCTCGAGGGCCGCGCCGCGCTCGGCGGCACCTGGGACCTGTTCCGCTACCCCGGCATCCGCAGCGACTCGGACATCTTCTCCTTCGGCTTCCCCTTCAAGCCGTGGAAGGGTGACGCGCTGCTCGCCGGCGGCACGCAGATCCGCGAGTACATCGAGGAGGCGGTGCGCGAGACCGGCATCGACCGGCACATCCGCTACGCGCACCGGGTCGCCCGCGCGTCGTGGGACAGCGACGCCGCGCGGTGGGAGCTCGACCTCGAGGTCACCCAGGACGGCCGGACGGAGCGCCGCACCCTCACCTGCTCCTTCCTGCTGCTCTGCACCGGCTACTACCGCTACGACGAGGGCTTCACGCCGCAGTTCGCCGGTCGCGACGAGTTCGCCGGGCAGGTCGTCCACCCCCAGCACTGGCCGCAGGACCTCGACGTCGCCGGCCGCCGCGTCGTCGTCATCGGCTCCGGCGCGACCGCCATCACCCTCGTGCCGGCGCTGGCCGACCTCGGCGCCGACGTGACGATGCTCCAGCGCACCCCCACGTGGATCGCCGCCGTGCCGTCGCGCGAGGCCTGGGTGGAGAAGCTGCGCGGCCGCGTCCCCGAGCAGGTCGCCCACAGGATCCTGCGGGCCAAGCACATCGGCGAGCGGATCGTCACCTACGCGCTGGCCCGCCGCTTCCCGGCCCTCACCCGCCGGGCGCTGCTGGCCGGCGCCAGCCGCACCGTCGGGGCCGACGTCGTGCGGGAGCACTTCACGCCGCCGTACAACCCCTGGGACCAGCGCATCTGCGCGGCCCCCGGCGGGGACTTCTTCCGGGCGCTGGCCGACGGGCGCACCCACGTCGTCACCGACCACGTCGACCGCTTCGTGCCCGAGGGCGTGCGGCTGCGCAGCGGCCGCACCCTGCCGGCCGACGTCGTCGTCACCGCGACCGGGCTGCAGCTGCTCATGGCCGGCGGCATCGAGGTCGTCGTCGACGGCGAGCCGGTCGACCTCAGCAGCCGGGCGGTCTGGCGCGGAGCGATGATCGAGGGCATCCCGAACCTCGCCTTCGTCGTCGGCTACGTCAACTCGTCGTGGACGCTGCGCGCCGACCTCACCGCGCAGCTCGTCACCAAGGTCCTCACCCACCTCGACGAGCAGGGCCTGCGGGCCGTCGCCCCGGTCGCTCCGGCGGGTCTGGGCAAGCGCCCGGTCATCGACCTCACGTCGGGCTACGTCAGGCGCGCGATCTCCGCGTTCCCGCACCAGGGTGACCGCGCCCCGTGGACCATCCCGCAGAACTACGTGGTCGACCGGGTCGTCAACCTGCGCGGCCGCTTCACCCAGGACCTGCGGCCGTGGACCGGCCGGGGCGCCCCGACCCGACGCGAGGACAGCACGACGGCCGCCGCCTGA
- a CDS encoding AraC family transcriptional regulator, whose amino-acid sequence MTVIRSAGIRGLRSVVAELGGDADDLARRSGLPPEALDSDDLLVSDVAMAVLLETAAAELACPDLALRVARRQEIAMLGPLALAIRSSPTLGEALECTSRYLFVHSDVMRLTVEPDPRGARGVVALRLDMTAEGSYPVQGTDLTMAFVHRAALDLVGGPYGLRSVELPYDPPAGLAPYEELYGAPVHPGQPVARLRVVAGFAATPTVSGDEDTRRIALALLQRRGAAALTSTTALVHATLAQSIGTTRLEIGAVARLLALHPRTLQRRLAAEGTTFATVLDDVRRETARRLLTTTDLPMARVASALGLAEQAALTRAARRWWGSTPTQVRRAG is encoded by the coding sequence GTGACGGTCATCCGGTCGGCGGGCATCCGCGGGCTGCGCTCGGTCGTCGCCGAGCTCGGCGGGGACGCCGACGACCTGGCCCGGCGCAGCGGTCTGCCGCCGGAGGCCCTCGACTCCGACGACCTGCTCGTCTCCGACGTCGCCATGGCCGTCCTGCTGGAGACCGCCGCCGCGGAGCTGGCCTGCCCCGACCTCGCGCTGCGCGTCGCCCGCCGCCAGGAGATCGCCATGCTCGGCCCGCTGGCGCTCGCCATCCGCTCCAGCCCGACGCTGGGGGAGGCGCTGGAGTGCACCTCGCGCTACCTCTTCGTCCACAGCGACGTCATGCGGCTGACCGTCGAGCCCGACCCCCGCGGCGCCCGCGGCGTCGTCGCGCTGCGCCTCGACATGACCGCCGAGGGCTCCTACCCCGTCCAGGGCACCGACCTGACGATGGCCTTCGTCCACCGCGCCGCGCTCGACCTCGTCGGCGGTCCCTACGGCCTGCGCTCGGTCGAGCTGCCCTACGACCCGCCCGCCGGGCTCGCGCCGTACGAGGAGCTGTACGGCGCCCCGGTGCACCCCGGGCAGCCGGTCGCGCGGCTGCGCGTGGTCGCGGGCTTCGCCGCGACGCCGACGGTGAGCGGCGACGAGGACACCCGCCGGATCGCGCTCGCCCTGCTGCAACGGCGGGGCGCCGCCGCACTGACGTCCACCACCGCGCTGGTGCACGCGACCCTCGCCCAGTCGATCGGCACGACCCGGCTCGAGATCGGCGCCGTCGCGCGGCTGCTCGCCCTGCACCCGCGCACCCTGCAGCGCCGCCTCGCTGCCGAGGGGACGACGTTCGCGACCGTCCTCGACGACGTGCGCCGCGAGACCGCGCGCCGGCTGCTGACGACGACCGACCTGCCGATGGCGCGGGTCGCCTCGGCGCTCGGGCTGGCCGAGCAGGCGGCGCTCACCCGCGCCGCGCGGCGGTGGTGGGGGAGCACGCCGACCCAGGTCCGCCGCGCCGGCTGA